A region of the Acidobacteriota bacterium genome:
TGCCGGCGCGGTGACGACAGCCGGTTCTGCCACCGTCACGGGTTCTGCTGCGGTCACGGGCTCTGCAGCGGCGTCGGGCGGGGCGACCAGCGCGGGCATCGGGAAGATGATCGCATCCCACGTCGGCGTGAGCGTCGAGGCGCCGACCTCGATCAGCGCGGTCTCGAGGATTTCGCGGTCGACCCAGGCCAATTGCTGCCGGTGCGCCAGGTCGAGCGCGCGATCGCAGACCCGGTTGATCAGGCGCGGCACGCCGCCGGAGCGGCGATGCAGCAGGTCGACCACGTCGGGAGCAAACAGGACGCGCTCGCGGTTGAGTCCGGCGACGTGCAGCCGGTGCTGGAGGTAGCCGGCCATGGCATCGCGCGTCAACGGCACGAGATGGTTGTAGCCGCACACGCGCTGATCGACCTGCCGCATCTCGGGCAGCTTCATCTTGGCGTGGAGTTCGGGCTGCCCGACAAACACGATCTGCAAGCCGCCCTTGCCGCCAAAGGAGTCGGACAGGATGCGGGTCTCCTCGATCAGCGGCAGCGACATGTTCTGCGCTTCGTCGATGATCACCACGACAAACGCATCGAGCGCCGAGAGCGACTCGAGAAACCCGGCCAGCAGGTAGCTGAGCTCGGTGCGCGACGCGCGTTGCAGCGACCCGGTCGTGAGCTCCTGGACCGTCAGCACGCCAAAATCAAGCAGTAGGGTCTTCAGCAGGTCTTCGCGCGAGGCAAACGGATCGGGGACAAACGAGCTGAACGTCTTGCGGCCCAGGTTCTTGAGCACGGCCTGGCACAGCATCGTCTTGCCGCTGCCGATCTCTCCGGTCAGGACGAGCAGGCCTTCACGACGCCGAATGCCGGCGAGCAGGTTCTCGAACGCGGCCGCGTGCGACGGGCTGTGATACAGGAATCGCGGGTCGGCGTTGAGACTGAACGCCTTCTCCTTCAAGCCATAGAAAGCCTCGTAGGTCAGCGTGTCTGCCTGAGGCTGGAAAGGTACTAGTGCGCCGATACTCATGCCCATCATTTGTATGACTCAATATGACTATAAAGTCGTTACAAATCATCTAGAGCATAGACATTGCCAAGAGGCAAAGCCACGAATTTGAATATTTAGGCTTGAATTGTTAGATCAGATATGCGCTCGGCTCCACGCGTGTATCTTTTTGGAACACATGATTGCACTTTTGTCGTATTGGTTCAGAGGCACCCCATCCTCGAGCCGCTTGGCCAAGTCGCGGGGCGACGGCTCGGTAGAGCTGACGAGCTGGCGCGCCGGTCCAGGCGGCCTACCGGCCTGAGATTATTCTGCTGTGCGGCTAGAGGCCGGGTCGCACAGCGTGCCGAACCGAAACCCTTTCTGGCGGAGCAGCGGCGCCAGGCGGGTCACGGTTTCACCGGCATGCCGACGCTCCGCCCGGGGATTCTTGTGGTGGCCGTCGTGAATCACCACGATGTCGCCCGGTGACGCCTTCTTCACGATCTTCCTGGCCACGTGGTCGCCGGACGGCTCACGCCACCAATCCCAGTCCCACATGCCCCAACTCCAACCGGCGAGCGTGAAACCCGCGTCTTCAAGGCCCTCGTACATCGTGCCGCTGCGCCACCCGGCGTGTGGACGGAACAGCCGGCAGGGCGGCTCGCCGGCAATCGCCTCGATGCGGTCGGCACGGTCGTCGAGCCACGCCGCGAGCGCCTCGGGATCCTCGATCATCTGGGCCCGTGTCCCGCTGTGCAGGCCAATGGCGTGCCCTTCGTCAGCGATGCGCTTGACGATCGCTGCGGTCTCCGGGGTGATGTGATCGTCGATCAGGAAGAACGTGGCATGGGCCCCCTGCTCGCGCAGCGCGTCCAGCAGCGGGGGCGTCCACACCGGATTCGGCCCATCGTCGAAGGTCAGGTAGATCGTGGGCGGTGCGCCTGGTGTGGGTGGGACATGCCAGACTGAACGCGACGGACGAAAGGCCTCGAGCAGGAAGGGAAACGGCGCGGCATGCGCCAGGACCGCCGCGCCGACCAAGAGCACGATCAGCAGAGGCATGGTGGAGGGACGCTCAAAAGCAACACGATCGGCGGCGCATCGCGTGACATAAGGCTATCCTCTCACGATCCCGTCAATCACCGGGGCGCCGTTCCGGGTCACGGCGAAGGACCTGCCGCGGTCCAGGCCCGCATTGACCCGCCCATGGCACAGCTCGTCGATGCCGGCCGGTCGGACGTCGAACGGCGACCAGCCCGTCACTCGCAGACGGACAGGGCACGGCTCTTGCTGAAATTCGAGGTAACGCGCCGCGGTTGCTCTGCCATTCGGGATGTTGGCATCCCGCGAGCGCAACATGGAGTTTACGATGCCAAACAACGATGAATTGAAGGGCAAGTTCGATCAGGTCAAGGGCCAGGTCAAGCAAGAGGTTGGTAAGGCCACTGGCAACGCCGACCTGCGCGATGAGGGAGTCGCAGACGAGGCGGGCGGTGAAGTGCGTGAAGGATACGGCACGGCCAAGCGCAAGGTCGGCGAAGCCATCAAAGACGTCGGCGACGCCATCAAGAAGTAACTGACGCGACGAGAGATACGTGAGGCCCGGCTGGCGGCTGTTGTAGCGCTCGCTGCAGCAGTCGTCCGACGGCCTCGTACAGTATGTCCATGGCACAGCACTCCGACACCCGCCCGCTCTGGGGACACGAGGATCCGGCGTCTCGCCTGGCCGAACTCGTCGCCACCGACGTCGAGTTGAAGGTCGCCCCGCTTCGCCGCGACGTGCGTCTGCTGGGCACGTTGCTCGGCCACGTGATCAGGGAGCAGGCCGGCGCGCGGGTGTTCGACGCGGTCGAGGCGCTGCGGACGCTCGCGATCCGGCATCGTGAGCGCGCGGCGGACGCCAGCGAGACGGACGCCACCGGCGTCGCGTTGATGCAGGAGGCCGATCAGCTGGTCAGCGCACTCCCGGTGGACGAAGCCTACAGTCTGACGCGCGCCTTCGCCATTTACTTCGATCTCACGAACCTCGCGGAAACGGCTCATCGCCGTCGGCGCCGCCGGGCCTCGCGGCTGCGGACCGGCGAGACGCCACAAGCCGGCACCCCGGCCGGCACGCTGCGGCGCCTGCGTGACGCGGGGCTCGACGCCGACACGGTGATCGATCGGCTGCGCGAGGTCGAGGTGGTGCCGGTCTTTACCGCCCATCCCACGGAGGTGTCGCGCCGGACGGTCCTGTTCAAGCACCGCCGGATCGCCGCGGCGCTCGATGCGCTCGACCGGGTGCCGCTGACCGACGCCGAGGCGGCCGCGCAGGAAGCCATCATCGTGGCCGAGGTCACCGCGCTGTGGCAGACCGACGACGTGCGACGCCGCCGGCCGTCGGTGATCGACGAGGTGCGAATGGGCCTCGACTACTACGCCGATGTGCTGATCGACACCATCCCCGTCGTGTATGCCGAACTGGGCTCGGCGTTCGCGGACGCGTACGGCGAGGCGCCGGCCATGGACGCGTTGCCACGCGTCGTGCGATTCGGCTCCTGGATTGGCGGCGACGGCGACGGCAATCCGCACGTGACCCCGGACGTCACGCGCGCGGCCCTGCGGATGGCGCGCGAGACCATCCTCGATGCCTACCGCGGCCGGCTGGAAGCGCTCGTTGAACGGCTCAGTGCCTCGACGCTGCGGGTGCCCGTGTCGGAGGCGCTGCAGCAACGTCTCGCGGAGTACTCGCGGACGATCCCTTCGCTCGACCCGATGCCCGACAGCCGGTCGGACACTGAAGTGTACCGGCGTCTGCTCGGTTACATGGGCTGGCGGCTAGGCGCGGTGCGCCATCAGCCCGGTGCGGACCACGGCTATCCCGACGCGGCCGCGTTCGCGCGCGACCTGCAGATTATCCGCGACAGCCTGCGGGCACATGGCGGCGCACGCGTGGCGGCCCAGCTGGTCGACCCGCTCCTGCAGCAGGTTGACACGTTCGGCTTCCACCTCCACGCGCTCGACCTGCGCCAGCACGCGCGCGTGCATGCGCGGGCGCGCGCCGACCTCGACGGCGCCACCGATCCCCCGGGGCTGCCGGCAGCGCCCTCCGCCGACACGCGGGCGCTCCTCGACCACCTCCGAGGCATCGGCGCCCTCAAGCGCGAGTATCCCCCGCAGGCGATTCGGAGCTACGTCATCAGCGGCGCCCAGGGTGTGGATGATGTGCTCACGCTGGTGCGGCTCCTCGAGACCAGCGGCGTCCAGGTGGCCGCGCGGGACGATGACCCCGGCGTCATGCCGGTCCCCCTGTTCGAGTCGATCGCGGACCTGCGGGCCGCGCCCGGGATTTGCCGCAACTTGTGGACCCGCCCCGACTACGCGCGGCTGCTCACGTCCTGGGGCGGCCGGCAGGAGGTGATGCTCGGGTACTCCGACTCCAACAAGGATGGCGGGATGCTGACGAGCACGTGGGAGATCTATCGCGCACACCAGGCGCTGCACGAGGTCGCCCGCGACTGCGGCGTCCGGCTCTGCCTGTTCCATGGCCGGGGCGGCACGGTCGGCCGCGGCGGCGGGCCGACGCACCGCGCCATCACGTCGCAGCCGCCGGGCGCCTTCGCTGGCGCGATCAAGATCACCGAGCAAGGCGAGGTCCTCAACTGGAAGTACTCGGACCCGGTGCTGGCCGAGCGCAACCTGTCGCTGATGGTGGCGGCCGCACTCGATGCCCGCGTCAACCTGCGCCCCCCCGCCCCCGCCGATCAGGCCCGCTGGCACGCGGCGATGGCGGCGCTCTCCGACGATGCCTACGCGTACTATCGCGCCGAGATCGCGGAGCATCCCGACACGCTCCCCTACTTCGAGCAGGCCACCCCGGTCGCCGAACTCGAGCACGCGCGCATCGGGTCGCGGCCGGCGCGGCGCGGCGAGACGCGCGGCCTCGACGACCTGCGCGCGATCCCCTGGGTCTTCGGCTGGATGCAGAGCCGTCACGTGCTCCCCGCCTGGTTCGGCGTGGGTCACGCCCTCAATCGCTTCGCAGGACGCGGCACTGAACCGGCCGCGTTGCTGCGCGAGATGATGCAGGCGTTCCCGTTCTTCCAGGACCTCGTCCGCAACGTCGAGATCGGCCTCGCCAAGGCGGACCTCCCGATTGCGGCGCGCTATGCCGCGCTCGTCACCGACGCGGCCCTGCGCGACCGCGTCTTCGGGCGGCTGGCCGGCGAATTCGCCCGCACCCGGCGCCTCGTCCTGCAGGTGACGGGACAGTCGGAGCTGCTCGAAAAGAATCCCGTGCTGGCACGATCGATCCGGCTTCGCAACCCGTACGTGGATCCGCTGAGCCTCATCCAGGTGACGCTCCTCGGCCGGGCCCGTGCCGGCGAACGCAACGAAGCCCTCGACTACGCGCTGGCCTCGACGATCAACGGCATCTCGGCGGGCCTGCGCAACACCGGCTGAGGGAGCTGGCCTGGCGGTTTGCTCGCGAGCGCATGTCGGCGGTAAGGTCTACTAGAGGTAAAGCCAATGAGCGTACGCGTGTCGCAATTAATGATGAGCTTGGCGATCGCGGTGCTGGCCGCGGGATGTTCCTCCCCCCCCACTAGCCGGGTCGACGCCGCGAAGTCGCGTCTCGACGCGCTCGGCCCCGAGGCGAAGACCCACGCCCCCGAGGCGTTCGCAGAGGCCCAGGGCGTGGTCGCGCAGCTCGACGCTGAACTGGCAACGCAGTCCGAGAGTTTTGCGATGAGCCGTTCGTACGATCGGACCGGCCAGTTGATCGACCAGGTCAATGCCGCCGCCGATCGCGTACAGACGGCAATCGAGACGGGCAAGCGGCAGGCGGCGGCACAGGCCGAGTCGGCGCGGCGGGCGGAAACGGAACGAGCCGAGGCCGAAAAAGAAGCCGCGGCAGCGGCCGAATTGGCGGCGGCGGTGCCCGAAGTGCGACCGGGGCAGGTCGCCTTGCCGCGCGCCGCCATGGCCGACGGCAAGCGCCTGGCCGCCGGAACCTACAGCCTCAGACTCGGGGACGAAGCGCCTGCCGCTGGTGCCACGATGCGGGCCGGCCGATGGGTCGAGTTCGTCTCGAACGGGTCGGTCGCCGGCCGCGGCCTCGCCGTGGTGATTCCGGACAGCGAGATCAGCGAGGTCACCTCAGGCTCGTCCCCCCGCAACGAAGCGTGGGTGGCG
Encoded here:
- a CDS encoding CsbD family protein produces the protein MLASRERNMEFTMPNNDELKGKFDQVKGQVKQEVGKATGNADLRDEGVADEAGGEVREGYGTAKRKVGEAIKDVGDAIKK
- a CDS encoding polysaccharide deacetylase family protein, which encodes MPLLIVLLVGAAVLAHAAPFPFLLEAFRPSRSVWHVPPTPGAPPTIYLTFDDGPNPVWTPPLLDALREQGAHATFFLIDDHITPETAAIVKRIADEGHAIGLHSGTRAQMIEDPEALAAWLDDRADRIEAIAGEPPCRLFRPHAGWRSGTMYEGLEDAGFTLAGWSWGMWDWDWWREPSGDHVARKIVKKASPGDIVVIHDGHHKNPRAERRHAGETVTRLAPLLRQKGFRFGTLCDPASSRTAE
- a CDS encoding AAA family ATPase, coding for MSIGALVPFQPQADTLTYEAFYGLKEKAFSLNADPRFLYHSPSHAAAFENLLAGIRRREGLLVLTGEIGSGKTMLCQAVLKNLGRKTFSSFVPDPFASREDLLKTLLLDFGVLTVQELTTGSLQRASRTELSYLLAGFLESLSALDAFVVVIIDEAQNMSLPLIEETRILSDSFGGKGGLQIVFVGQPELHAKMKLPEMRQVDQRVCGYNHLVPLTRDAMAGYLQHRLHVAGLNRERVLFAPDVVDLLHRRSGGVPRLINRVCDRALDLAHRQQLAWVDREILETALIEVGASTLTPTWDAIIFPMPALVAPPDAAAEPVTAAEPVTVAEPAVVTAPAPAAPTISVDSAEKLLARVDVMWDATLLDEGAEDFDKTVNEWLTQELEATSRKLSPLPAIAAHTSDAKTSRPATANKSVVTRETPAKSGWIDMEGELLPETYIHRLARRWAKWAAVAMLCTAALGAAGSVASRLPAQLSAITQASPTLPTAPVFAVPALQAVAGPSVEAPVPSAETPAPAAAAGDYLVAVGLFADLNRADWLVQELTLAGLPANQRPFQFRGREVQQVVLGPFANRADAVAGLRRLRQLGGYDDATVVNTVASAASVTF
- a CDS encoding phosphoenolpyruvate carboxylase, producing the protein MAQHSDTRPLWGHEDPASRLAELVATDVELKVAPLRRDVRLLGTLLGHVIREQAGARVFDAVEALRTLAIRHRERAADASETDATGVALMQEADQLVSALPVDEAYSLTRAFAIYFDLTNLAETAHRRRRRRASRLRTGETPQAGTPAGTLRRLRDAGLDADTVIDRLREVEVVPVFTAHPTEVSRRTVLFKHRRIAAALDALDRVPLTDAEAAAQEAIIVAEVTALWQTDDVRRRRPSVIDEVRMGLDYYADVLIDTIPVVYAELGSAFADAYGEAPAMDALPRVVRFGSWIGGDGDGNPHVTPDVTRAALRMARETILDAYRGRLEALVERLSASTLRVPVSEALQQRLAEYSRTIPSLDPMPDSRSDTEVYRRLLGYMGWRLGAVRHQPGADHGYPDAAAFARDLQIIRDSLRAHGGARVAAQLVDPLLQQVDTFGFHLHALDLRQHARVHARARADLDGATDPPGLPAAPSADTRALLDHLRGIGALKREYPPQAIRSYVISGAQGVDDVLTLVRLLETSGVQVAARDDDPGVMPVPLFESIADLRAAPGICRNLWTRPDYARLLTSWGGRQEVMLGYSDSNKDGGMLTSTWEIYRAHQALHEVARDCGVRLCLFHGRGGTVGRGGGPTHRAITSQPPGAFAGAIKITEQGEVLNWKYSDPVLAERNLSLMVAAALDARVNLRPPAPADQARWHAAMAALSDDAYAYYRAEIAEHPDTLPYFEQATPVAELEHARIGSRPARRGETRGLDDLRAIPWVFGWMQSRHVLPAWFGVGHALNRFAGRGTEPAALLREMMQAFPFFQDLVRNVEIGLAKADLPIAARYAALVTDAALRDRVFGRLAGEFARTRRLVLQVTGQSELLEKNPVLARSIRLRNPYVDPLSLIQVTLLGRARAGERNEALDYALASTINGISAGLRNTG